Proteins from one Borreliella mayonii genomic window:
- a CDS encoding CRASP family complement regulator-acquiring lipoprotein, protein MANNTEKSKNYRKEIYCALNDIDITKLKKLSKVIILSKRSVGLFNAIREFGRIIDIVILSLHPKKNALDKLEISNLEKLKN, encoded by the coding sequence ATAGCAAATAATACCGAAAAATCTAAAAACTATAGAAAAGAGATTTATTGTGCTTTAAATGATATTGATATTACCAAATTAAAGAAACTTTCAAAAGTTATAATACTGTCAAAACGCTCAGTAGGACTATTCAACGCCATTAGAGAATTTGGACGTATTATCGACATCGTGATTTTATCCTTACATCCTAAAAAGAATGCTTTAGACAAACTAGAAATTTCAAATTTAGAGAAGCTTAAAAATTAG
- a CDS encoding CRASP family complement regulator-acquiring lipoprotein, translating to MKSIISGMLNQLLLDYQDDKDSIIKTDVTKLESHVTTLQNQILEKIKREPS from the coding sequence ATGAAATCAATCATATCAGGCATGTTAAACCAACTTTTATTAGATTATCAAGATGATAAGGATTCTATTATAAAAACAGATGTCACCAAGCTTGAATCTCATGTAACCACACTTCAGAATCAAATTCTAGAAAAAATAAAGAGGGAACCGAGCTAG